The Planktothrix tepida PCC 9214 genome has a segment encoding these proteins:
- a CDS encoding NADPH-dependent FMN reductase: MVKIVGLAGSLRLGSHSYQALMEVAKRVEVLGVEVEILDLRSLNLPFCNGEDHYPDYPDVEKLQETVKQADGLILATPEYHGSVSGVLKNALDLMSFEHLEDKVVGLISVLGGQSNSNALNDLRVIMRWVHAWVIPEQVAIGQAWKAFLTT; encoded by the coding sequence ATGGTTAAAATCGTAGGACTCGCAGGCAGTTTGCGTCTGGGTTCCCATAGTTATCAAGCACTGATGGAAGTGGCGAAACGAGTCGAAGTGTTGGGTGTAGAGGTGGAAATCTTGGATTTGCGATCGCTGAATCTCCCCTTTTGCAACGGTGAAGATCACTATCCCGACTATCCTGATGTGGAAAAACTGCAAGAAACCGTTAAACAGGCAGACGGTTTAATTTTAGCAACACCTGAATATCATGGTAGTGTCAGTGGTGTGTTAAAAAATGCCTTAGATTTGATGAGTTTTGAACATTTAGAAGATAAAGTTGTTGGTTTAATCAGTGTCTTAGGGGGTCAATCAAATAGCAATGCCCTCAATGATTTACGAGTGATTATGCGATGGGTTCATGCGTGGGTAATTCCTGAGCAAGTTGCCATTGGACAAGCCTGGAAAGCCTTTTTAACAACCTGA
- a CDS encoding cyclase family protein, with protein sequence MKTINYSRIIDLSHKIHPNIPLWPGDPAVQFETVADFSTSGYYLRQFSMGEHSGTHLNSPQSFYPAGMGVEHYSPESCILPAVVIDIREKAILNPDSILTVNDIERWESQHHLIPENSIVLLYTGWQEKWHDPAAFLNLDEQGKPHFPGFGGEAIQFLTQQRKIRGVGIDSHGVDPGFDDSFTTNKLILKNNGFVLENLTNLNQIPPTGITLILGIIKLTGGSGSPVSVLALI encoded by the coding sequence ATGAAAACGATTAACTATAGTAGAATTATTGATTTAAGCCATAAGATTCATCCGAATATTCCATTATGGCCTGGTGATCCTGCTGTTCAGTTTGAAACGGTGGCAGATTTTTCAACATCCGGTTATTATTTAAGACAGTTTTCGATGGGAGAACATAGCGGTACTCATCTCAATTCCCCTCAAAGTTTTTATCCAGCAGGAATGGGAGTGGAGCACTATTCTCCTGAGTCTTGTATTCTTCCCGCAGTGGTGATTGATATTCGCGAAAAAGCTATCTTAAATCCTGATTCAATTTTAACTGTAAACGATATTGAAAGATGGGAGAGTCAGCATCATCTTATTCCCGAAAATAGTATAGTTTTACTCTATACTGGATGGCAAGAAAAATGGCATGATCCGGCTGCTTTTTTAAATCTTGATGAACAGGGAAAACCCCACTTTCCAGGGTTTGGAGGTGAAGCGATTCAATTTTTAACTCAACAGCGAAAGATTCGGGGAGTTGGTATTGATAGTCATGGCGTTGATCCGGGTTTTGATGATAGTTTTACAACCAATAAACTAATTTTAAAAAACAACGGTTTTGTGTTAGAAAATCTGACAAATCTTAATCAAATTCCCCCCACAGGAATTACTTTGATCCTAGGAATTATAAAGCTTACAGGTGGTTCTGGATCACCTGTTTCTGTGTTAGCCTTAATTTAA
- a CDS encoding glycosyltransferase, with product MGIGNYQRQKQYFNTDQIYKPLEEIYVDLDSWTNEIFELESGRYENVNFSIILPPLMYEGQFIKGLYFSESVDLLNKVLPQLSDTFFSIADSLWCSYPWSNTADGYFTLYDNPSRETWFRKTDPQRANKILIPASHSDFIHEYLIAPQPFTVKDIDVLCVSRLSPVNNLPIIAEALKIYKKKYNKLLKTIFILEDDFDPNSIHKLSSEAQLEWQKVKNILVNPLDYIQIISQVDYYQERPLYYSRSKIYLIGSLLDGKNSSLAEAMSCNTPVICFQAFNQYARGQAQIFPQGSGFLSEFDAESLADTLHTAKDNLTTFKPRLNYLKYQGRKHFFNTCLDYFSHYFSTIPDYEQGQAYHNLWLDLAIQHNYQISLHDFLYGRSPRSQIQGLVNIYKTINQWIKIQS from the coding sequence ATGGGAATCGGAAACTACCAACGGCAAAAGCAATATTTTAATACCGATCAAATTTATAAACCCTTAGAAGAAATTTATGTAGATTTAGATAGCTGGACAAACGAGATTTTTGAGTTGGAATCAGGACGCTATGAAAACGTAAATTTTTCGATCATCCTGCCACCTTTAATGTATGAAGGTCAATTTATTAAAGGATTATATTTTAGTGAATCTGTTGATTTATTAAATAAAGTTTTACCTCAACTTTCTGATACATTCTTTTCAATTGCTGATTCTCTCTGGTGTTCCTACCCCTGGTCAAATACGGCGGATGGTTATTTTACCTTATATGATAATCCATCCCGTGAAACATGGTTTAGAAAAACCGACCCACAACGAGCAAATAAAATTTTAATTCCAGCTTCTCATTCTGATTTTATTCATGAATATTTAATTGCTCCTCAGCCTTTTACCGTTAAAGATATTGATGTTTTATGCGTATCTCGATTATCTCCTGTCAATAATCTCCCTATCATTGCTGAGGCGTTAAAGATTTACAAAAAAAAATATAATAAACTTTTAAAAACAATATTTATTTTAGAAGATGATTTTGATCCAAACTCTATTCATAAACTCAGTAGCGAAGCACAATTAGAATGGCAAAAAGTTAAAAATATTTTAGTGAATCCTTTAGATTATATTCAGATTATTTCTCAGGTTGACTATTATCAAGAAAGACCGCTTTATTATTCTCGCTCTAAAATTTACCTTATAGGTTCTCTTTTAGATGGAAAAAATAGCAGTCTTGCGGAAGCAATGAGTTGTAATACTCCGGTTATTTGTTTCCAAGCCTTTAATCAATATGCTAGAGGTCAAGCTCAAATTTTCCCTCAAGGTTCAGGGTTTTTATCAGAATTTGATGCTGAATCTTTAGCCGATACGTTACATACGGCTAAAGATAATTTAACGACTTTTAAACCTCGGCTGAATTATTTAAAATATCAAGGTCGAAAACATTTTTTTAATACTTGTTTAGATTACTTTTCCCATTATTTTAGCACGATTCCTGATTATGAGCAAGGACAAGCTTATCATAATTTATGGTTAGATTTAGCAATTCAACACAATTATCAAATTAGTCTCCATGATTTTTTGTATGGACGTTCACCGCGATCGCAAATTCAAGGATTAGTTAATATTTATAAAACCATCAACCAATGGATTAAAATTCAATCATAA
- a CDS encoding alpha/beta fold hydrolase: MTTTTPAKTTTLFDSLTWVWKGHQIHYTVAGSGQPLVLIHGFGASIGHWRQNIPVLAEGGYQVFTLDLLGFGASAKPNLDYSLNLWQELLTDFWAEKIQQPAIFIGNSIGALLSLMIVAHHPEISSGAVLLNCAGGLNHRPEELNLPLRMVMGFFTKLVSHPIIGPFVFNQIRQKHRIRNTLKQVYGNKAAITDELVELLYAPSNDIGAQQVFASILTAPPGPHPSELLPQIQHPLLIIWGEADPWTPITGAKIYQDLADINPSVQFISIPNTGHCPHDERPEQVNTIILNWLNQCGI; encoded by the coding sequence ATGACAACAACGACCCCCGCCAAAACAACAACCCTGTTTGATTCCCTCACCTGGGTCTGGAAAGGACATCAAATTCACTACACCGTCGCAGGAAGTGGACAACCTTTAGTCCTGATTCATGGGTTTGGCGCATCCATTGGACATTGGCGTCAGAATATTCCCGTTTTAGCCGAGGGAGGGTATCAAGTTTTTACGTTAGATTTATTAGGATTTGGTGCTTCTGCGAAACCTAACCTTGATTATAGTTTAAATTTATGGCAAGAATTACTAACGGATTTTTGGGCTGAAAAAATTCAGCAACCTGCCATTTTTATTGGGAATTCGATTGGAGCATTATTGAGTTTAATGATTGTTGCTCATCATCCTGAAATTTCCTCTGGTGCTGTTTTATTAAATTGTGCAGGAGGGTTAAATCATCGTCCAGAAGAATTAAATTTACCGTTGCGGATGGTGATGGGATTCTTTACAAAATTGGTGAGTCATCCAATTATAGGGCCGTTTGTGTTTAATCAAATTCGACAAAAACACCGAATTCGCAATACATTGAAACAAGTTTATGGCAATAAAGCCGCAATTACAGATGAATTAGTTGAGTTATTATATGCTCCTTCTAATGATATCGGTGCTCAACAAGTTTTTGCATCGATTTTAACGGCTCCTCCTGGCCCCCATCCTTCGGAATTATTACCTCAAATTCAACATCCTTTATTAATTATTTGGGGAGAAGCTGACCCTTGGACACCGATTACAGGGGCAAAAATTTATCAAGATTTAGCCGATATTAATCCATCTGTTCAGTTTATTTCGATTCCGAATACTGGTCACTGTCCCCATGATGAACGTCCTGAACAAGTTAATACCATTATTTTGAATTGGTTAAACCAATGCGGGATATGA
- a CDS encoding MEKHLA domain-containing protein: protein MIKPWKQDTIILHTQRLLRSYQYWTGETLLDVQGTPEAVAKALFYAPFVLVSHGIEPDPILNYGNQKALELWELTWEELTQMPSRKTAEPMVQEARNRLLAETEAKGFVRNYQGVRISSSRKRFLIQDVLIWNLLDEDNQRCGQAAVSSQYTFL, encoded by the coding sequence ATGATTAAACCTTGGAAACAAGACACGATTATTTTGCATACTCAACGTCTGTTGAGGAGTTATCAATATTGGACAGGAGAAACCTTGTTAGACGTTCAAGGAACACCTGAAGCGGTTGCAAAAGCATTATTTTATGCGCCATTTGTGTTAGTTTCTCATGGAATTGAACCTGATCCAATTCTTAATTATGGCAATCAAAAAGCCTTAGAACTTTGGGAATTAACCTGGGAAGAATTAACCCAAATGCCTTCTCGAAAAACGGCTGAACCGATGGTACAGGAAGCCCGAAATCGTTTATTAGCTGAAACGGAAGCTAAGGGATTTGTGAGAAATTATCAAGGCGTGAGAATTTCAAGTAGCCGCAAACGTTTTTTAATTCAAGATGTATTAATCTGGAATCTTTTAGATGAAGACAATCAACGCTGTGGACAAGCTGCGGTTTCTTCTCAATATACGTTTTTATAG
- a CDS encoding RelA/SpoT family protein: MNTQILAKTDFDYECSIPDWLQQCMEVSSSLVKSDTSPSAKNDLIVRAFQFAYQLHQGQYRKSGEPYINHPIAVAGLLRYLGGDSAMVAAGFLHDIIEDTEVTPEELEQHFGAEVRHLVEGVTKLSKFNFSNTTERQAENFRRMFLAMAKDIRVIVVKLADRLHNMRTLDFLPEHKQRSIALETREIFAPLANRLGIGRFKWELEDLSFKYLEPEAYQNIKELVSDRRVIREEKLAELAQVLRDRLENAGIKCYEVTGRPKHLYGIYKKMHQRQKQFHEIYDIAALRVIVETNEECYRTLAIVHDAFRPIPGRFKDYIGLPKPNRYQSLHTGVIGNTGRPVEVQIRTVEMHHIAEYGIAAHWKYKEKGNSNGGQVTGMDDKFTWLRQLLEWHSDLKDAKEYLESVKSNLEFDDVYVFTPEGDVMALTHGATPVDFAYRIHSEVGNHCKGAKVNDRIVPLDTPLKNGDIVEILTQKNIRPSLDWLNFVKTSAAKNRIRQWYKRSHRDENIARGRELLEKEMGKNGFESLLKSEPMLSVSKRCNYHSVDDLLAALGYGEITLNLVVNRLRDVVKSQSQVQPASQELTTTSLQVPNLSPPCPLPSSSPSNSPIMGVEGLLYHIAGCCNPIPGEPIIGVVTRTKGISIHQQGCSNTATVEGERLVPVGWNPNYQSGGRPQTYAVNISIEVLDRVGVLNDILSRLKDNNINVCSAQVKTFPDAPALIELGIEICDREQFERTCTQVKNISDVLTLRRINSK; encoded by the coding sequence GCACCAAGGACAGTATCGCAAATCAGGAGAACCCTATATTAATCATCCCATTGCCGTAGCAGGGTTGCTGCGGTATTTAGGAGGAGATTCTGCCATGGTGGCGGCGGGTTTTCTCCATGACATTATTGAAGATACGGAGGTGACTCCAGAAGAACTAGAACAGCATTTTGGGGCAGAAGTGCGTCATCTGGTCGAGGGCGTCACTAAGCTGTCTAAATTTAACTTTTCTAACACTACAGAACGACAGGCTGAAAACTTCCGGCGAATGTTTTTAGCCATGGCGAAAGATATTCGTGTGATTGTGGTGAAACTCGCTGACCGACTTCATAATATGCGAACCCTAGATTTTCTTCCTGAACATAAACAGCGCAGTATTGCGTTAGAAACCCGTGAAATTTTTGCTCCCTTAGCCAATCGTTTAGGGATTGGTCGGTTTAAATGGGAATTAGAGGATTTATCCTTTAAATATTTAGAGCCCGAAGCTTACCAAAATATTAAAGAATTAGTCTCTGATCGTCGGGTAATTCGAGAAGAAAAATTAGCCGAACTTGCCCAGGTTTTGCGCGATAGACTAGAGAATGCAGGAATTAAATGTTATGAAGTCACGGGACGCCCCAAACATTTATATGGCATTTATAAAAAAATGCACCAAAGACAGAAACAATTTCATGAAATTTATGATATTGCGGCGTTACGAGTCATCGTTGAAACCAACGAGGAATGTTATCGTACCTTAGCCATTGTCCATGACGCTTTTCGCCCTATTCCTGGACGCTTTAAAGATTATATTGGATTGCCCAAACCTAATCGGTATCAGTCCCTACATACTGGGGTGATTGGCAATACGGGAAGACCCGTTGAGGTACAAATTCGGACAGTAGAAATGCACCATATTGCCGAATATGGGATTGCAGCCCATTGGAAGTACAAAGAAAAAGGAAATTCTAATGGGGGCCAAGTCACAGGAATGGATGACAAATTCACCTGGTTACGGCAATTATTAGAATGGCATAGTGATTTAAAAGATGCCAAAGAATATCTCGAAAGCGTTAAAAGCAATTTAGAGTTTGATGATGTTTATGTGTTTACTCCCGAAGGAGATGTGATGGCATTAACTCATGGGGCGACCCCCGTTGACTTTGCCTATCGTATCCATAGTGAAGTGGGAAATCATTGTAAAGGAGCAAAAGTTAATGATCGCATTGTTCCCTTAGATACGCCTTTAAAAAATGGGGATATTGTGGAAATATTAACCCAGAAAAATATTCGCCCTAGTTTAGATTGGTTGAATTTTGTTAAAACCAGTGCGGCTAAAAACCGAATTCGTCAGTGGTATAAGCGATCGCATCGAGACGAAAATATTGCACGGGGACGAGAATTATTAGAAAAAGAAATGGGCAAAAATGGCTTTGAATCCTTGCTCAAATCTGAACCGATGCTTTCTGTTTCTAAGCGATGTAATTATCATAGTGTGGATGATTTATTAGCTGCCTTGGGTTATGGAGAAATCACCTTAAATTTAGTGGTGAATCGTTTGCGAGATGTGGTGAAATCCCAAAGCCAAGTTCAACCGGCTTCTCAAGAACTCACCACCACTTCTTTACAAGTTCCTAATCTTTCTCCTCCTTGTCCTCTTCCCTCTTCTTCTCCGAGTAATTCTCCAATTATGGGCGTTGAAGGCTTACTCTATCATATTGCTGGGTGTTGTAATCCCATTCCAGGAGAACCGATTATCGGGGTTGTGACTCGAACTAAGGGGATTTCTATTCATCAGCAAGGATGTTCTAATACCGCAACGGTAGAAGGAGAACGGTTAGTTCCTGTCGGTTGGAATCCGAACTATCAAAGTGGTGGTCGTCCTCAAACCTATGCGGTGAATATTTCCATTGAAGTGTTAGATCGAGTAGGCGTTTTGAATGATATTTTATCCCGCTTGAAAGATAATAATATTAACGTTTGTAGCGCCCAAGTAAAAACTTTTCCTGATGCACCTGCGTTGATTGAATTAGGAATTGAAATTTGCGATCGCGAACAATTTGAACGCACTTGTACCCAAGTTAAAAACATTAGCGATGTGTTGACATTACGTCGAATTAATAGTAAATAA